In Litorimonas taeanensis, one DNA window encodes the following:
- a CDS encoding lipopolysaccharide biosynthesis protein, whose amino-acid sequence MIGRSMLAYIPVNLANIVVSFGTVVILTRLLSAAEFGRYAVAIITMQFAHMAIFTWIEAAMARFQARAEKEGDVAHHLKTLYSLGAGMCLFASLFFAVFYYFIPLTGPMKTVIGFALASTCIQVFFNIGMEAHRASHRIKRYSLSFSFQTLLSFSLGIILILTTPLREIAPFIGIMIGVSFVLIFDLLFMLPKMKGGKFSRVKTKDYAAYALPISLSLLLSYALNSADVYLIAGYMGEASAGEYNAGYNLANRSLEIIFVWLAMAVTPLAVSAFEQDGAENSKSIMRDYGATLLLIALPAATGIALVAKDAGFIMGESVRDNAVTVMPLIAFAGVLNGFINYYVQRAFMLSGATKSFAWVMLPPFIMNIGLNLWLIPLYGLMGAVYATVAAYSLGAVLSMIIARRHYPLPLPIKALGQISVACGLMSISVLTMPWPEAWPDAVRLILKAGWGAFVYGFACWVMNIANCRNLAQLLRTKFSPTRNNDSAGDIKGANDIEGAVYE is encoded by the coding sequence GCGCCTTCTGTCTGCGGCAGAGTTTGGGCGCTATGCCGTGGCAATTATCACTATGCAATTTGCCCATATGGCTATATTTACATGGATTGAAGCCGCGATGGCACGCTTCCAAGCTCGCGCCGAAAAAGAAGGCGACGTCGCCCATCACTTAAAAACGCTCTACAGCCTTGGCGCAGGAATGTGTCTGTTTGCGAGTTTGTTTTTCGCCGTGTTTTATTATTTCATCCCGCTCACGGGCCCCATGAAAACGGTTATAGGCTTTGCTCTGGCCTCAACCTGTATTCAGGTGTTTTTCAATATCGGCATGGAAGCCCATAGAGCCTCTCACCGTATCAAGCGTTATTCCCTCAGCTTTTCCTTTCAAACCTTATTGAGCTTTAGCCTTGGTATTATCCTGATACTAACGACGCCTTTACGAGAGATTGCCCCCTTTATCGGCATCATGATTGGTGTGTCCTTTGTTCTGATATTCGACCTGTTATTCATGCTACCTAAAATGAAAGGCGGTAAATTTAGTCGTGTAAAAACAAAAGATTACGCGGCTTACGCCCTTCCTATCAGCCTATCTTTATTATTATCTTACGCCCTTAACTCCGCTGATGTTTATTTAATTGCGGGATATATGGGAGAAGCCTCCGCCGGTGAATATAATGCCGGATATAATTTGGCAAATCGCAGTCTTGAAATCATATTCGTCTGGCTCGCAATGGCGGTCACGCCGCTGGCCGTCAGCGCTTTTGAACAAGACGGCGCAGAGAACTCTAAATCCATCATGCGTGATTACGGGGCAACACTGCTTTTGATTGCCCTACCCGCAGCAACAGGGATCGCCTTGGTCGCCAAAGATGCAGGATTTATCATGGGAGAATCCGTTCGTGATAATGCCGTAACCGTCATGCCCCTTATCGCCTTTGCTGGTGTGCTGAACGGTTTTATCAATTACTATGTCCAAAGAGCTTTCATGCTATCAGGCGCAACCAAATCTTTCGCTTGGGTTATGCTGCCGCCCTTTATCATGAATATCGGGCTCAATCTTTGGCTCATCCCTCTTTATGGATTGATGGGAGCTGTTTACGCCACGGTCGCGGCCTATAGCTTGGGCGCTGTTTTATCTATGATTATTGCCAGACGGCATTACCCTTTGCCCCTGCCGATAAAAGCCCTTGGCCAAATCTCTGTTGCCTGTGGGTTAATGTCAATTTCAGTTCTGACTATGCCTTGGCCAGAGGCTTGGCCTGACGCTGTCCGCTTGATTTTAAAAGCCGGATGGGGCGCCTTTGTTTACGGCTTTGCTTGCTGGGTCATGAATATTGCGAATTGCCGAAACCTTGCCCAGCTTCTGCGCACTAAATTTAGTCCAACTCGCAACAATGACTCTGCGGGTGACATAAAGGGCGCGAATGACATAGAGGGGGCGGTTTATGAATAA
- a CDS encoding glycosyltransferase family 2 protein, whose translation MNKIICNTAANGATPRLSVLIPFYKDDASALINALSAQNLSQHVEIILVDDGTGDADLTAKTSQAVMDCKPACTLITLALNQGRAKARNHLQSASKADWILFLDADMRPVKDNFLENYLSLIEANMADVFFGGFTVEAKSQNKSGELHRALSAVSDCLPLHERQAAGPQFVASSNLCIRKSVIEDNPFDDGFQGWGWEDSEWAARIASKHTLLHVDNPALHLGLESTDTLLNRFSSSGANYARFTQKHPELAKTLTLFQLSNKLKSIPGQKLIRPFLKLIVKLPFPIKARLIALKLWRASWYAEALS comes from the coding sequence ATGAATAAGATTATTTGCAATACTGCCGCAAACGGCGCCACGCCTCGCCTGTCCGTATTAATACCGTTCTACAAAGACGATGCGAGTGCATTGATAAACGCCTTATCCGCGCAAAACCTCTCTCAACATGTTGAGATTATCCTTGTGGATGATGGAACAGGCGATGCGGATTTAACGGCTAAAACATCCCAAGCCGTTATGGATTGCAAACCCGCTTGCACACTTATCACGCTAGCCCTAAACCAAGGCAGAGCCAAAGCTCGCAATCATTTACAATCCGCCTCAAAAGCCGATTGGATATTATTTCTAGATGCTGACATGCGGCCCGTGAAGGATAATTTCCTAGAGAATTACCTCTCTCTTATCGAAGCCAATATGGCGGATGTATTCTTTGGCGGCTTTACAGTCGAAGCCAAAAGTCAAAATAAATCAGGCGAGCTTCACCGCGCGCTATCGGCTGTATCTGATTGCCTGCCTTTACATGAACGCCAAGCCGCAGGGCCGCAATTTGTGGCCTCATCCAATTTGTGTATTCGTAAATCCGTTATAGAAGACAATCCCTTTGATGACGGTTTCCAAGGCTGGGGCTGGGAAGACAGTGAATGGGCCGCCCGCATTGCGTCGAAACATACCCTCCTCCATGTCGACAATCCTGCTTTGCATTTGGGCCTAGAAAGCACAGACACCTTGCTTAATCGCTTTTCATCAAGCGGGGCGAATTATGCGCGTTTCACCCAGAAACACCCCGAGCTCGCAAAAACCCTCACGCTATTCCAGCTCTCAAATAAGTTGAAATCAATACCGGGACAAAAACTCATTCGTCCGTTCTTAAAATTAATTGTAAAGCTGCCCTTCCCTATCAAGGCGCGTTTAATTGCCTTGAAACTGTGGAGGGCCTCTTGGTACGCAGAGGCGCTCTCATGA
- a CDS encoding polysaccharide deacetylase family protein yields MNSAAINSTNNFQASDFNIYNPSQSLRAKLDRRLVRYRKREVLNIRTEKPIVSFSFDDCPQSVFLNALPAMEERNWRGTIYAAMGLCETTNHLGRHMSRTEMQHAHQAGHEIADHTYSHLDANQVSLDEFQRDIDKNKAAFQALGLPPARSFAYPYGEVNFAAKSVLSERFDLLRGIHSPKQTHALDLNQAASQRLYSGADFVACRQAIRALKSKPSWLILFTHDVRKSPSEFGCTPKDFQAILDDVEAIGAEVLPVSEALDAVESHNAFAENLKSKNFKGEYFKGDTLQDNKWQEDQS; encoded by the coding sequence ATGAACAGCGCGGCTATAAATTCTACAAATAACTTCCAAGCTTCAGACTTTAATATTTACAACCCTTCACAGTCTTTACGCGCAAAATTGGATCGACGTCTTGTCCGATATCGTAAACGCGAGGTTCTGAATATTCGCACGGAAAAACCTATCGTCAGCTTTTCTTTTGATGATTGTCCGCAATCTGTTTTTCTTAATGCACTTCCCGCCATGGAAGAGCGCAACTGGCGCGGCACAATATATGCCGCCATGGGGTTGTGCGAAACGACTAACCATCTTGGCCGTCACATGAGCCGAACGGAAATGCAACACGCCCATCAGGCGGGACATGAAATTGCTGATCACACCTATTCTCACCTTGATGCGAACCAAGTTTCACTGGATGAATTCCAAAGAGATATTGATAAGAACAAAGCCGCCTTTCAGGCGCTCGGATTACCGCCAGCGCGGAGCTTTGCTTACCCTTATGGTGAAGTCAATTTCGCTGCAAAATCAGTCTTGTCTGAACGATTTGATCTCTTACGCGGTATTCATTCGCCAAAACAAACGCACGCCCTCGATTTAAATCAGGCGGCTTCACAACGCTTATATTCGGGGGCAGATTTCGTGGCTTGCCGTCAGGCTATTCGCGCCCTGAAGTCCAAACCGTCATGGCTAATACTCTTTACACATGATGTGCGTAAGAGCCCCAGTGAATTTGGCTGCACACCCAAAGACTTCCAAGCCATTTTAGATGACGTTGAAGCAATTGGCGCTGAGGTTCTCCCCGTAAGTGAGGCTTTGGACGCAGTTGAAAGTCACAACGCCTTTGCTGAAAACCTCAAGAGTAAAAATTTTAAAGGTGAATACTTTAAGGGTGACACTCTCCAAGACAATAAATGGCAGGAGGATCAATCATGA
- a CDS encoding glycosyltransferase family 2 protein encodes MTITSHASWTETGVSIVIPTYKRPDDIIRALKSVEAEAIALPLCEIVITDNDPAASAKEAVAEFIENTQADAHYIHEPNPGVSNARNTALSKARGRYIAFLDDDMEALPGWVSAMLSACESYDAGLVFGPVTAVMPTGKAIYPFMAPAFDRLPHSVTGYIDEGVATGGCLVDLGRCDMPSPAFDVSLNQTGGEDDALFRHVISKGAKAVWINEAKCLEHVPEKRATFHYIWQRNFAFGQSPSQEASEAGFKGFPRVLFWMAVGGAQSLLSIPRLAWDAMTLSPKRVLSLAKFAQGLGKIFWFKAFSPKLYGN; translated from the coding sequence ATGACGATTACATCACACGCTTCATGGACTGAAACTGGCGTATCTATTGTCATTCCAACCTATAAAAGACCAGACGATATCATCCGCGCCCTTAAAAGCGTCGAAGCCGAAGCGATAGCTCTGCCACTCTGCGAAATTGTTATCACCGATAATGACCCCGCCGCTTCTGCAAAAGAGGCCGTAGCGGAATTTATAGAAAACACGCAAGCCGACGCGCATTATATTCATGAGCCTAATCCCGGTGTATCCAATGCACGCAACACCGCTCTGAGCAAAGCACGCGGTCGATATATTGCCTTTTTGGACGATGACATGGAAGCGCTCCCGGGCTGGGTGTCAGCCATGTTAAGCGCCTGCGAGTCCTATGATGCAGGATTAGTCTTTGGGCCCGTGACCGCAGTTATGCCAACGGGCAAAGCCATATATCCTTTCATGGCCCCTGCTTTTGATCGCCTCCCACATTCGGTAACGGGCTATATTGACGAAGGCGTTGCAACGGGCGGCTGTCTTGTCGATTTGGGCCGTTGCGATATGCCCAGCCCTGCATTTGACGTCTCGCTGAATCAGACAGGCGGCGAAGATGACGCCTTATTCAGACATGTGATTTCAAAAGGGGCAAAAGCCGTTTGGATAAATGAGGCAAAATGTTTGGAACATGTTCCAGAAAAACGCGCTACCTTCCATTATATATGGCAACGCAATTTTGCTTTTGGGCAAAGCCCAAGCCAAGAAGCCAGCGAAGCGGGTTTCAAAGGCTTTCCGCGAGTTTTATTTTGGATGGCTGTAGGCGGCGCCCAGTCTCTCTTATCTATCCCTAGGCTGGCTTGGGACGCGATGACTCTCTCGCCAAAGCGCGTTTTATCTCTGGCGAAATTTGCACAAGGTCTGGGTAAAATCTTTTGGTTCAAAGCGTTCTCGCCCAAACTCTATGGCAATTAA
- a CDS encoding P-loop NTPase family protein, with the protein MDNRTNPSSQAASSVLKQVLQGIQSSPRPDGLGKIIQVCAANPKMGTSFVARNLAELAAANSGYDEKRVGLFDCDLQQQDQTGFFFAPHRAVDMQGPYDVRFGGSGFWAVQTPTGQYKDMPNLCGIFINAKSGLAFTTLFWDQLQAGDQLQFFVNDAYWMHLRSQFSYIFVDMPAFDRSQDCLALAPHCDGTIIVALADEAEDPLHRQMRDRIIQTGGRYEGLILNGGSPIQALKGAG; encoded by the coding sequence ATGGACAATAGGACGAACCCTTCGTCACAAGCCGCAAGCTCTGTTTTGAAACAGGTCTTGCAAGGCATTCAATCCTCGCCGCGTCCTGATGGCCTTGGAAAAATTATACAAGTTTGCGCCGCCAATCCCAAAATGGGTACAAGTTTCGTCGCGCGAAACCTCGCCGAACTTGCCGCTGCAAATTCGGGATATGATGAAAAACGCGTGGGCCTGTTTGATTGTGATTTACAGCAGCAAGATCAAACGGGGTTCTTTTTTGCGCCGCACCGCGCCGTTGATATGCAAGGCCCCTATGACGTTAGATTTGGCGGCTCTGGGTTTTGGGCCGTCCAAACCCCAACGGGTCAATATAAAGACATGCCAAATTTATGCGGCATTTTCATAAATGCGAAATCAGGCCTCGCCTTTACCACATTATTCTGGGATCAATTGCAGGCAGGAGACCAGCTACAGTTTTTCGTAAATGATGCCTATTGGATGCATTTACGGTCTCAGTTTTCTTATATTTTTGTCGATATGCCTGCATTTGATAGATCGCAAGATTGTCTTGCGCTTGCGCCGCATTGCGACGGGACAATTATTGTGGCGTTGGCCGATGAAGCAGAAGACCCGCTACACCGGCAAATGCGCGATAGAATTATTCAGACTGGGGGGCGTTATGAGGGGCTTATCCTAAATGGGGGGTCTCCGATACAGGCTCTAAAGGGGGCCGGGTAA
- a CDS encoding GumC family protein: MVNESQQGLSMPLFGLRNRLRNAGAKRAVLASGGTVDTENYGAKGGHDLTVRDYAQGVPNIRLSEAVKSFGRQLKWLIPLLLIGMIVAWFATNKFKRTYTAHGSLMVQLGDEYVYQPIGSQAAQNGLQLTPDTIILTEVGIIKNSEVIDAVIGQMTSTPSDSMRFDKTAEESIRAAGNNQAAIREAQMERRKRVESSFVVMPQPKSSIINLAYKHSDPAVAVEALNAFIDEYKVFRRSVFVEGSSDLIGQRRVATEEQLTENEKMIAQFLKRNNISDFASEQEGVQKRTEELKEMLNKTRAEIAETEAALAKVEDQLRSTPAMIDLYRDDRASQRIAQAELELGQLLAKYLPNSDPVRQKREELEQLRSVQSGYNGQATGGRRVGPNPVHQDIMKSRNTLQASADSLREKEFTLQRQLNSADGKVRQLTQLTPQYQNLVRERKTLSERLATYNAREQEALINQAQAAANNENVREISRARYALKGQNTRMLMFALATLFWGFALLMVALARVFLDPRLFVSARISPPASGQTVGGGAYIPEAVAEPRFAPTEYQPAAHYQPVQYQQDYAAPHQEPYYAQQAAGGGQAQPYAAPSQADTSSGPLSGPVEWTPQVQNGPYVAPQGSSAALDPYANPYDAPYSGQNPQLQGQTSSDMNVLGTLPPNSNPQS, encoded by the coding sequence ATGGTTAACGAATCGCAACAAGGATTATCTATGCCTCTGTTTGGCCTTAGAAATAGACTTAGAAATGCTGGAGCCAAGAGAGCGGTCTTAGCCTCTGGTGGAACCGTAGACACGGAAAACTATGGCGCTAAAGGCGGTCATGACTTGACCGTCCGCGACTATGCGCAGGGTGTTCCTAATATTCGTCTCTCCGAAGCGGTGAAGTCATTTGGTCGACAATTGAAATGGTTGATTCCGCTATTGCTCATCGGGATGATAGTGGCGTGGTTTGCGACGAATAAGTTCAAACGCACCTATACCGCGCATGGTAGCTTGATGGTGCAGCTTGGTGATGAATATGTGTATCAGCCCATCGGAAGCCAGGCGGCGCAAAACGGTCTACAATTAACGCCAGATACCATTATCTTAACCGAAGTCGGTATTATCAAAAATTCAGAAGTGATTGATGCTGTCATTGGCCAAATGACATCAACGCCTTCGGATAGTATGCGTTTTGACAAAACGGCCGAGGAAAGCATTCGCGCCGCAGGGAATAATCAAGCCGCAATCAGAGAGGCGCAAATGGAGCGCCGTAAGCGGGTTGAATCGTCTTTTGTGGTTATGCCGCAGCCAAAATCTTCGATTATCAACTTGGCCTATAAGCATTCTGATCCTGCCGTAGCGGTTGAGGCCCTCAACGCCTTTATCGATGAATATAAAGTCTTTAGACGGTCTGTCTTTGTAGAAGGCTCTTCTGACCTCATTGGTCAACGCCGTGTAGCGACCGAAGAACAGCTGACGGAAAATGAGAAGATGATTGCGCAATTTTTAAAGCGTAACAACATTTCTGATTTCGCTTCAGAGCAAGAGGGCGTTCAAAAACGGACGGAAGAGCTTAAGGAAATGCTCAATAAAACCCGCGCCGAAATCGCAGAGACCGAAGCGGCTTTGGCCAAGGTCGAAGACCAGTTGCGATCAACCCCGGCTATGATTGATTTATATCGTGATGACCGCGCTTCGCAGCGTATTGCACAGGCCGAACTTGAATTAGGGCAGTTACTGGCAAAATATCTCCCGAATAGTGACCCCGTTCGTCAAAAGCGCGAAGAGCTAGAACAGTTACGGTCGGTTCAATCTGGCTATAATGGTCAAGCAACAGGGGGGCGCCGCGTCGGCCCCAATCCTGTGCATCAAGATATTATGAAAAGCCGAAATACATTACAGGCGTCTGCAGATTCTTTGCGCGAAAAAGAATTTACTCTGCAGCGTCAACTTAACAGCGCCGATGGCAAAGTTCGCCAATTAACGCAGTTAACGCCGCAATATCAAAATCTTGTCCGTGAACGCAAAACGCTCTCTGAGCGCTTGGCGACATATAATGCACGTGAGCAGGAAGCCTTAATCAATCAGGCACAAGCGGCGGCCAATAATGAAAATGTTCGTGAGATTTCACGGGCGCGCTATGCCTTAAAGGGGCAAAATACCCGAATGCTTATGTTCGCCTTGGCGACATTATTTTGGGGCTTTGCTCTGCTTATGGTGGCCTTGGCACGTGTTTTCCTTGACCCCAGACTCTTTGTGTCAGCGCGGATTAGCCCGCCAGCCTCTGGCCAGACAGTGGGCGGAGGTGCCTATATCCCTGAAGCCGTCGCAGAGCCGCGGTTTGCGCCAACAGAGTATCAGCCTGCGGCGCACTATCAGCCTGTGCAATATCAACAAGACTACGCTGCGCCGCATCAAGAGCCATATTATGCGCAACAGGCCGCTGGCGGTGGACAGGCACAACCCTATGCTGCGCCTTCCCAAGCAGATACCTCTTCTGGGCCTTTATCTGGCCCCGTTGAATGGACGCCCCAAGTACAGAACGGCCCATATGTGGCGCCGCAGGGGAGTTCAGCGGCTTTGGACCCCTATGCAAATCCATATGATGCTCCCTATTCTGGGCAGAACCCGCAATTGCAGGGGCAGACTTCCAGTGATATGAACGTGCTAGGAACGCTTCCGCCGAATTCAAATCCGCAAAGTTAA
- a CDS encoding polysaccharide biosynthesis/export family protein, with protein sequence MQKSSKLLGLMVVSGALIFTNAAESEAQSRYSPAGPMTVNTANQFTPYGKTVPMMQAQSLNKVRNGGLMGRLTKKNTGSKTYGMPYQGYPGRMATPFVYGSSYPMQGHPQSYAAHTMTRPALFQQWVDYEPEYLIQPDDQLDIVVSSAPELSRTLTVGPDGRVVMPMSKPIMAAGRSFTQLQGLLRAELSKQLRDPTVAVTPRSYAPQQIFVGGEVGQPGTFTIPGKIGAIEAIFMAGGMRPTAKTSQVAILRRAPNGGMMMRTVNIRNGLRNIIEYNDNMQLRRGDIVYVPQSSIAEVGTFMQNLRGALPVDFNLSYQFGNNGGGTTVISP encoded by the coding sequence ATGCAAAAATCATCAAAATTATTAGGTTTAATGGTGGTTTCAGGCGCCCTCATTTTTACCAACGCCGCCGAATCAGAGGCGCAATCTCGCTATTCACCAGCGGGGCCAATGACTGTAAACACAGCAAATCAGTTTACACCTTATGGTAAAACAGTTCCCATGATGCAGGCTCAATCGCTAAATAAGGTGCGAAATGGCGGATTAATGGGGCGTCTCACAAAAAAAAATACAGGGTCTAAAACATATGGCATGCCGTATCAGGGCTACCCTGGACGCATGGCCACGCCTTTCGTTTATGGCAGTTCCTATCCGATGCAAGGCCATCCACAGAGCTATGCCGCGCATACAATGACGCGCCCAGCCTTGTTCCAACAATGGGTCGATTACGAACCCGAATATCTTATCCAACCAGATGATCAGCTTGATATCGTTGTATCCTCTGCCCCTGAATTATCGCGCACTTTGACAGTAGGCCCTGATGGGCGGGTTGTCATGCCTATGAGCAAGCCGATTATGGCCGCAGGTCGGAGCTTTACACAATTACAAGGGCTATTGCGGGCTGAGCTCTCGAAGCAATTACGAGATCCCACAGTGGCGGTCACGCCGCGCTCTTATGCGCCGCAGCAAATCTTTGTGGGCGGTGAAGTCGGACAGCCTGGCACCTTCACTATTCCGGGTAAAATTGGCGCGATTGAAGCTATCTTTATGGCAGGCGGCATGCGGCCTACGGCTAAAACCTCTCAGGTCGCCATTTTACGGCGCGCCCCAAATGGCGGCATGATGATGCGGACGGTCAATATTCGCAACGGACTTCGCAATATTATTGAATATAATGATAATATGCAGCTACGTCGCGGCGATATCGTCTATGTGCCTCAGTCCAGTATCGCCGAGGTCGGAACCTTTATGCAGAACCTAAGAGGCGCCCTGCCTGTGGACTTTAATCTGAGCTACCAATTCGGTAATAATGGCGGCGGGACAACAGTCATTTCGCCATAA
- a CDS encoding nitroreductase, whose protein sequence is MSLNTSTSQTVSEALSTRITVRDFLDTPVPSALLREILEKAMRSPSGGNLQPWKLHVMTGDTLAEFKKRATERTLAGKTEEPTYPAYPSPLWEPQRSWRYKLGEDMYKLIGIAKDDKMARLAWLARNADFFNAPVGIIITGNKKLNMPQYMDIGILLQSLMLLAREAGLHTAPQGWWRNWSSVCHEILTIPDEEEVLVGMAMGYGNPDKAVNSLYADRAELDQVSQFYD, encoded by the coding sequence ATGAGCCTAAACACATCTACGAGTCAAACCGTCAGCGAAGCGCTCTCTACACGTATTACCGTCAGGGACTTTTTGGACACGCCCGTTCCTAGCGCCTTACTGCGTGAAATCTTGGAAAAGGCTATGCGTAGCCCGTCTGGCGGCAATCTCCAGCCGTGGAAGCTCCATGTTATGACTGGCGATACATTGGCCGAATTCAAAAAGCGCGCAACCGAGCGTACTTTAGCTGGAAAAACCGAAGAGCCAACTTATCCCGCTTATCCGTCTCCGTTGTGGGAGCCTCAACGCTCTTGGCGCTATAAGCTTGGCGAAGATATGTATAAACTGATCGGTATTGCGAAAGACGATAAAATGGCTCGTTTGGCTTGGCTGGCGCGAAACGCCGATTTTTTCAATGCGCCTGTCGGGATTATCATCACGGGGAATAAAAAGCTCAATATGCCGCAATATATGGATATTGGGATATTATTACAGTCATTAATGCTGTTGGCGCGTGAAGCAGGTCTGCATACAGCGCCGCAGGGGTGGTGGCGGAATTGGTCTTCTGTCTGCCATGAAATCTTGACCATTCCAGACGAAGAAGAAGTTCTGGTTGGTATGGCGATGGGATATGGAAATCCGGATAAGGCCGTCAATTCCCTCTATGCTGATAGGGCAGAGCTTGACCAAGTAAGCCAATTTTATGATTAG
- the gatB gene encoding Asp-tRNA(Asn)/Glu-tRNA(Gln) amidotransferase subunit GatB, which produces MFTAERVGDPKDYIKGETGDWEIIIGLEVHAQVASTSKLFSGSSTAYGSEPNSQVSLVDAGMPGMLPVLNEFCVEQAVKTGLGLNAQINLFSRFDRKNYFYVDLPQGYQISQFEFPIVGEGEIEILPIDADGNVGDAVTVGIERLHLEQDAGKSVHDLSPDETYVDLNRCGVALMEIVSKPDMRSPEEASAYVEKLRGIVRALGTCDGDMEKGNLRADVNVSVRRPGGELGTRCEIKNVNSMRFIRQAINYEARRHIEIIEAGGTIDQETRLFDSVKGETRTMRSKEDAHDYRYFPDPDLLPLKLEQSFVDRIKSELPEMPDARKSRFMSDYGLPEYDARILTAEAVKADFYESVAKGRDAKIASNWVMGELFGALNKASLDLENSPVSADALGGLLDRIADDTISGKIAKDVFERMFNGEGTADEIIEKQGLKQVTDTGAIAAMVQKVIDANPDQAAAAKENPKLVGFFVGQVMKASQGKANPQAVNKILREKLGL; this is translated from the coding sequence ATGTTCACAGCAGAGCGGGTCGGAGACCCTAAAGATTATATCAAAGGCGAAACGGGTGATTGGGAAATCATCATCGGGTTAGAAGTTCATGCGCAAGTGGCATCGACGTCGAAACTCTTTTCAGGTTCATCAACAGCCTATGGTTCTGAGCCAAACAGCCAAGTTTCATTAGTTGATGCGGGTATGCCAGGCATGCTCCCTGTCTTGAATGAATTTTGCGTTGAGCAAGCCGTAAAAACAGGTTTGGGCCTAAACGCGCAAATCAATTTATTCTCGCGATTTGACCGTAAAAATTACTTCTATGTCGATCTGCCGCAAGGTTATCAAATTTCTCAGTTTGAGTTCCCCATTGTCGGCGAAGGCGAAATAGAAATTTTGCCTATCGATGCTGACGGAAATGTTGGTGATGCCGTCACCGTTGGGATTGAACGCCTGCATTTGGAACAAGATGCTGGTAAGTCAGTGCATGATCTGTCGCCAGATGAAACCTATGTCGATTTAAATCGCTGTGGTGTGGCCTTGATGGAAATCGTGTCTAAACCCGATATGCGCTCGCCAGAGGAAGCCTCGGCCTATGTAGAAAAACTACGCGGTATTGTGCGGGCCCTTGGCACATGTGACGGCGATATGGAAAAAGGTAATTTACGCGCTGACGTGAATGTCTCTGTACGTAGACCTGGCGGAGAGCTTGGGACGCGCTGCGAGATTAAAAACGTGAACTCTATGCGTTTCATTCGCCAAGCCATTAATTACGAGGCCCGCCGTCATATTGAAATCATCGAAGCAGGCGGGACTATCGATCAAGAGACACGCCTGTTTGACAGTGTGAAGGGCGAAACGCGGACTATGCGGTCCAAAGAAGACGCGCATGATTATCGCTATTTCCCAGACCCTGATTTGCTCCCCTTGAAATTAGAGCAAAGCTTTGTTGACCGGATTAAATCAGAGCTTCCAGAGATGCCTGATGCGCGTAAGAGCCGTTTCATGAGCGATTACGGCTTACCCGAATATGATGCCCGTATTCTTACTGCAGAGGCGGTTAAGGCAGACTTTTACGAAAGCGTGGCCAAGGGCCGTGATGCAAAAATCGCGTCGAACTGGGTCATGGGTGAATTGTTTGGGGCGCTGAATAAAGCAAGCCTCGACCTAGAAAACAGCCCTGTCTCTGCGGATGCATTGGGTGGACTGCTTGACCGTATCGCTGATGACACAATTTCAGGTAAGATTGCCAAAGATGTGTTTGAGCGTATGTTCAATGGCGAAGGTACAGCCGATGAAATCATCGAAAAGCAAGGTCTCAAGCAAGTTACCGATACAGGCGCGATTGCGGCAATGGTGCAAAAGGTGATTGATGCTAATCCCGATCAAGCCGCGGCCGCCAAGGAAAATCCAAAGCTTGTCGGATTCTTTGTTGGGCAGGTCATGAAGGCAAGCCAAGGTAAAGCTAACCCGCAGGCCGTGAATAAGATTTTACGAGAAAAATTAGGGTTATAA